One window from the genome of Marinobacter sp. es.048 encodes:
- a CDS encoding TonB-dependent receptor domain-containing protein, protein MFRIPYPVLLAGVSLAALPLAVSAQSAPEFDALDPIVVTATLGPKTVGESLSSVTVVDEEDIQRQQPIEFRELIESQPGVTVSQNGSFGKQTGVFMRGHASDATVLLVDGVRIRSATVGGPAWQFLPPQLVNRVEIVRGSRSSLYGADAVGGVVQAFTLPRSQGNRGWVEAGAGNFDSQQYGGGFSSVTDQTRVTIGANYFHTDGAPVIEDGDDKGYDNTSGVASASHTFDNGVTAGFSFLSAKGNTEYEGGEEDFRFQTAGANVEVPVTANWRTSLHLADSRDELEDFSAFSGVFNTRTRSSRIENWLTAGTHEFVLGAEYLVDKVESTTAYEESSRSNEAFFGQALLNFGRTDVHLSLRSDDNEAYGTEETWGAAIGYKLDAHHRVRANAGTSFKAPSFNDLYFPGFGNPDLQPEEATSYETGIEGRYVNWFWDLAIYQSDVEDLSLPTQNQATSVPEARLRGVELSTGWQQDGWYLKAVASAGDFEDKEAGQQLARRAERSVRLDLDKEINTWSFGTTFRAESHRYEDLFGIGRERIPGFGVWDLRASKILARGWRASLTVDNVLDNEYATAKRFDNTDFIAAGRTFMASVRYDFQQ, encoded by the coding sequence ATGTTCAGAATTCCATACCCTGTTTTACTGGCCGGCGTTTCCCTGGCCGCCCTGCCGTTGGCCGTTTCGGCCCAGTCTGCCCCAGAATTCGATGCCCTGGATCCCATTGTGGTTACCGCGACACTGGGGCCGAAAACCGTTGGTGAGAGCCTGTCTTCGGTTACCGTCGTAGACGAAGAGGACATTCAGCGACAGCAACCCATAGAATTTCGAGAACTTATCGAGTCTCAGCCGGGCGTAACGGTCTCCCAGAACGGGTCTTTCGGCAAGCAGACCGGTGTGTTCATGCGCGGTCACGCCTCCGATGCAACCGTGCTGCTTGTGGATGGGGTGAGGATCCGCTCCGCAACAGTTGGTGGCCCGGCCTGGCAATTCCTGCCACCGCAACTGGTGAACCGGGTAGAAATTGTTCGCGGTAGTCGTAGCAGTCTTTACGGTGCTGACGCCGTTGGTGGTGTTGTCCAGGCGTTCACGCTGCCGAGATCCCAGGGAAATCGTGGCTGGGTAGAGGCAGGCGCCGGGAATTTCGACAGTCAGCAGTATGGCGGCGGCTTCTCTTCGGTGACTGACCAGACCCGTGTCACGATCGGCGCCAATTACTTCCATACTGACGGTGCGCCGGTTATCGAAGACGGGGACGACAAGGGTTATGACAACACCTCCGGCGTTGCCAGTGCATCCCATACCTTTGATAACGGCGTAACAGCGGGGTTCAGTTTCCTCAGCGCGAAAGGCAATACCGAGTACGAGGGTGGCGAGGAAGATTTTCGCTTCCAGACAGCGGGTGCCAATGTTGAGGTCCCAGTCACCGCCAACTGGCGAACATCGCTCCATCTGGCAGATTCTCGCGATGAGCTGGAAGATTTCAGTGCCTTTTCCGGAGTATTCAACACCCGCACCCGCAGCTCGCGCATCGAGAACTGGCTGACCGCCGGCACCCATGAATTCGTGCTTGGTGCGGAGTATCTGGTGGATAAAGTCGAGAGCACGACCGCCTATGAGGAAAGCAGCCGGTCCAATGAGGCTTTCTTCGGGCAGGCGCTGCTGAATTTTGGCCGGACCGATGTGCACCTCAGTCTGCGTAGTGACGATAACGAAGCCTACGGAACGGAAGAGACCTGGGGCGCTGCGATTGGCTATAAGCTGGACGCACATCATCGGGTTCGAGCCAATGCCGGAACCTCGTTCAAGGCGCCTTCCTTCAACGATCTGTACTTTCCAGGCTTTGGCAATCCCGATCTTCAGCCCGAGGAAGCCACCAGCTACGAAACCGGCATCGAAGGCCGCTACGTAAACTGGTTCTGGGATCTGGCTATTTACCAGAGCGACGTTGAAGACCTTTCCCTGCCAACCCAGAACCAGGCTACAAGTGTCCCTGAAGCCCGGCTCAGAGGCGTTGAGCTGAGCACAGGCTGGCAGCAGGACGGCTGGTATCTGAAAGCTGTGGCCTCCGCTGGCGACTTCGAAGATAAGGAAGCCGGACAACAGCTGGCCCGACGGGCAGAGCGCTCCGTTCGGCTGGACCTGGACAAAGAGATCAATACCTGGAGCTTCGGGACCACGTTCCGCGCTGAGAGTCACCGGTACGAAGACCTGTTCGGTATCGGGCGCGAACGCATCCCTGGTTTCGGCGTCTGGGACCTGAGAGCGAGCAAGATTCTGGCTCGGGGCTGGCGGGCATCGCTGACCGTGGATAACGTACTGGATAATGAGTACGCCACCGCAAAACGTTTCGACAATACCGATTTCATTGCCGCCGGCCGAACCTTCATGGCCTCGGTGCGCTATGATTTCCAGCAGTAA
- a CDS encoding putative nucleotidyltransferase substrate binding domain-containing protein, translating into MQAELIDIRNHMAQYPPFDEMPEELLDRVVGEIEVVYSKAGSKVLELGDPSSWLFYVRSGAVEIYRRTGELYNRIGEGEVFGQFGLLMNRKVRFPAKAIEDTLLYKIPHDTFQYLWENDDNFADFVEIEDRSRLRSAVSRREKSNELMTSKVTRLISREPVTAPCTVRLQEAARIMTENGVSALLLMDEEGEKPRLKGIITDRDLRTRALSEALASETPISEIMSEDLITIRSNMFIFEAMLTMLHNNVHHLPVMDRDEVRGVIALSDIVKYESQSSLYLVSNIYHQQDVKGLKKISLDVRDSFVRMVNEDANSHMIGSAMAGIGRSFTQRLLELGEEKFGPPPVPYCFMALGSMARDEQLVVTDQDNAMILDDSFVPEAHDEYFRVLAKFVSDGLAECGYSYCTGDIMATNQKWRQPLSVWKGYFTDWIENPKAEALLNSNIFFDLDGIYGETEFAEQLKTLVAEKASNSQRFLAMMARNALNRTPPIGFFRTFVLEEDGKQQKTFNLKRRGTAPLSDLIRIHALACQSRAQNSFERLKAIGNTKLLMEDDLGNLRDALEFISIVRIRHQALAIEAGREPDNNVRPEDLSPFERSHLKDAFQVVNNAQKFLRFRYNAQVARNV; encoded by the coding sequence ATGCAGGCTGAGCTCATCGACATCCGCAATCACATGGCACAATATCCGCCGTTTGACGAGATGCCCGAGGAGCTGCTCGACAGGGTGGTTGGCGAAATAGAGGTTGTGTATTCCAAGGCCGGCAGCAAGGTCCTGGAACTGGGTGACCCGAGTAGCTGGCTCTTTTACGTGCGCAGTGGCGCCGTTGAAATCTATCGGCGAACCGGGGAGCTTTACAACCGGATCGGTGAAGGTGAGGTCTTCGGCCAGTTTGGCCTTCTGATGAACAGGAAGGTGCGTTTTCCAGCCAAAGCCATCGAAGACACCCTGCTATATAAGATCCCCCACGACACCTTCCAATATCTGTGGGAAAACGACGACAACTTCGCCGATTTCGTCGAGATTGAAGACCGCAGCCGCCTGCGCTCGGCTGTTTCCCGCCGGGAAAAGTCCAACGAACTGATGACCTCCAAAGTCACCCGGCTGATATCCCGCGAACCGGTGACGGCGCCCTGCACAGTCAGGCTTCAGGAAGCCGCCCGGATCATGACTGAAAACGGTGTTTCGGCGCTGCTGTTGATGGATGAGGAAGGCGAAAAACCTCGGCTCAAGGGCATCATCACCGACCGCGACCTGCGTACCCGGGCCCTCAGCGAAGCACTGGCCTCGGAAACCCCGATCAGCGAGATCATGTCTGAAGACTTGATCACCATCCGCTCGAACATGTTCATATTCGAGGCCATGCTCACCATGCTGCACAACAACGTGCACCATCTTCCGGTGATGGATCGGGATGAGGTTCGAGGCGTCATTGCGCTTTCCGATATCGTGAAATACGAGAGCCAGAGCAGCCTCTACCTAGTCAGTAACATATACCATCAGCAGGATGTCAAAGGCCTGAAGAAAATCAGCCTGGATGTGCGGGACAGCTTCGTGCGTATGGTGAACGAAGATGCCAACTCCCACATGATTGGCAGTGCCATGGCCGGTATCGGGCGCAGCTTTACCCAGCGTCTGCTGGAACTGGGCGAAGAGAAATTTGGACCACCGCCGGTTCCCTACTGCTTCATGGCGCTTGGCTCCATGGCCCGGGACGAGCAGCTGGTGGTCACCGACCAGGACAACGCCATGATCCTGGACGACAGCTTTGTGCCAGAGGCCCACGATGAGTACTTCCGGGTGCTGGCGAAGTTCGTCAGCGATGGACTGGCCGAGTGTGGCTACTCCTACTGTACCGGCGACATCATGGCCACAAACCAGAAATGGCGGCAGCCTCTGAGCGTCTGGAAGGGCTATTTCACCGACTGGATCGAGAATCCGAAGGCCGAAGCCCTGCTTAACAGCAACATTTTCTTTGATCTGGACGGCATCTACGGCGAGACCGAATTTGCCGAGCAGTTGAAAACACTAGTGGCCGAGAAAGCCAGTAACAGTCAGCGTTTTCTTGCCATGATGGCCCGCAACGCCCTGAACCGGACGCCGCCCATTGGTTTCTTCCGAACCTTTGTGCTTGAGGAAGATGGCAAACAGCAGAAAACCTTTAACCTGAAACGTCGCGGAACCGCACCGCTGTCTGACCTGATCCGGATCCATGCCCTGGCCTGTCAATCCCGGGCACAGAATTCCTTTGAACGCCTCAAGGCCATCGGCAACACCAAACTCCTGATGGAAGACGATCTTGGCAACCTGAGAGATGCCCTCGAGTTCATTTCCATTGTCCGGATCCGGCACCAGGCCCTGGCGATTGAAGCCGGGCGCGAGCCAGACAACAATGTTCGTCCAGAAGACCTTTCGCCTTTCGAGAGAAGCCACCTCAAGGATGCGTTCCAGGTGGTCAACAACGCTCAGAAATTCCTGAGATTCCGTTACAACGCCCAGGTGGCCCGTAATGTCTGA
- a CDS encoding 3'-5' exonuclease, with amino-acid sequence MSDASSGEPSIQSLPWPEQYQALAKQSKSPILKAFYESGCPSPDTPISEVRMLAIDFETTGLDASQHSIVSIGLVPFTLDGIQLAEARHWVVRPKLPLHQTSVTIHGITHSDIDKAPDLEDILRELFSYLNGRIPVVHYRNIERSFLDVALRWRLGEGIRFPVLDTMAIEAHLHPDRNPSRWQRLMGKKSVSIRLADSRLRYGLPHYAAHNALIDAIATAELLQAQVLHHFSRETRVADLWL; translated from the coding sequence ATGTCTGATGCCTCTTCTGGCGAGCCTTCCATTCAAAGCTTGCCGTGGCCAGAGCAATACCAGGCCCTGGCCAAACAGAGCAAATCACCGATCCTGAAAGCGTTTTATGAGAGCGGCTGTCCCTCACCCGACACGCCCATCTCAGAGGTGCGGATGCTGGCCATTGATTTCGAGACCACGGGGCTTGATGCCAGCCAGCACTCCATTGTCAGCATCGGTCTGGTGCCCTTCACCCTGGACGGTATCCAGCTGGCCGAAGCACGGCACTGGGTGGTGCGCCCGAAACTACCCCTACACCAGACTTCAGTGACCATTCATGGCATCACCCACAGCGACATCGATAAAGCGCCTGACCTGGAAGATATCCTGAGAGAGTTGTTTAGCTATCTGAATGGCCGCATCCCGGTGGTGCATTACCGGAATATCGAGCGTTCGTTCCTGGATGTGGCCCTGCGTTGGCGACTCGGCGAGGGCATACGGTTTCCGGTTCTTGATACGATGGCCATCGAAGCTCACCTGCATCCGGATCGCAACCCTTCCCGGTGGCAACGACTGATGGGCAAGAAGTCGGTATCAATCCGGTTGGCCGACAGCCGGCTGCGTTATGGGCTGCCCCATTACGCAGCCCATAACGCCCTGATTGATGCAATTGCCACGGCGGAGTTGTTGCAGGCGCAGGTGCTGCACCACTTCAGCCGGGAGACCCGGGTGGCGGATCTCTGGCTGTAG
- the msrB gene encoding peptide-methionine (R)-S-oxide reductase MsrB produces MKRKIVGIFSALALVSAAGLFTSYAVAEKSESQMSKYAPDQPGLAVATFAGGCFWCVEAGYEKRVPGVVEVVSGYSGGEEASPSYKQVASGQTGHTEAVQVYYDPNEMTYEGLLQALWRMMDPTDNQGQFVDRGQQYRPAIFYHNAEQKRLAEAAVAELEASGVYEKPVVIEIVPFEKFYPAEEYHQDYYDKNPVRYNFYTFNSGRYQFIEKVYGEDYELDYTRFQEMATVDASDDLVGDESASTEPGQMGSGFDPESFEKPAQDVLRQRLTDMQYEVTQEDGTEPAFNNKYWDNKKSGLYVDIVSGEPLFSSRDKYKSGTGWPSFTRPITPEAVVELEDNSFFMSRTEIRSTHGDSHLGHVFNDGPAPTGLRYCMNSAAMDFIPLEDMEEAGYGKWIDDVKPKTDMASQ; encoded by the coding sequence ATGAAACGTAAGATTGTTGGTATATTTTCGGCACTGGCGCTTGTCTCTGCGGCCGGTTTGTTCACCAGCTATGCGGTTGCCGAGAAATCGGAGTCGCAGATGAGCAAATACGCACCGGATCAACCGGGTCTGGCCGTCGCAACCTTTGCTGGCGGTTGTTTCTGGTGTGTCGAGGCCGGATACGAGAAACGGGTGCCGGGCGTGGTAGAAGTCGTCTCGGGCTATTCCGGTGGGGAAGAGGCAAGTCCTTCCTATAAGCAAGTTGCCTCGGGGCAGACTGGCCATACCGAAGCGGTACAGGTCTATTACGACCCGAACGAAATGACATATGAGGGTTTGTTGCAGGCGCTCTGGCGGATGATGGACCCGACCGATAATCAGGGCCAGTTTGTGGACCGAGGCCAGCAATATCGACCCGCTATTTTCTACCATAACGCTGAGCAGAAGCGCCTGGCCGAAGCGGCTGTTGCAGAGTTGGAGGCTTCCGGAGTGTACGAGAAGCCTGTAGTGATCGAAATCGTGCCATTCGAGAAATTCTACCCGGCCGAGGAGTATCACCAAGACTATTACGACAAGAATCCGGTGCGCTACAACTTTTACACCTTCAACTCTGGTCGCTATCAGTTTATCGAGAAGGTGTATGGCGAAGATTACGAGCTCGATTACACCCGGTTCCAGGAGATGGCCACGGTAGATGCCAGTGACGACCTGGTGGGCGATGAAAGCGCCAGCACAGAACCCGGTCAGATGGGCAGTGGCTTTGATCCGGAAAGCTTTGAAAAGCCAGCTCAGGATGTCCTGAGGCAGCGTTTGACCGATATGCAGTACGAGGTCACCCAGGAAGACGGCACCGAGCCGGCGTTCAATAACAAGTACTGGGACAACAAGAAGTCAGGGCTTTACGTGGATATTGTCTCGGGCGAGCCGCTGTTCTCATCGCGGGACAAGTACAAATCCGGTACCGGCTGGCCCAGCTTTACCCGGCCCATCACGCCAGAGGCTGTGGTGGAACTTGAGGACAACTCGTTCTTCATGAGCCGGACGGAAATCCGCAGTACCCACGGGGATTCCCACCTGGGTCATGTCTTTAACGATGGTCCCGCGCCGACCGGGTTGCGCTACTGCATGAACTCTGCGGCGATGGACTTTATCCCCCTGGAGGACATGGAAGAGGCCGGCTATGGCAAGTGGATTGACGACGTCAAGCCGAAAACCGACATGGCAAGTCAATGA
- a CDS encoding sensor histidine kinase yields the protein MALSVFRTLYARLAIGLFLLLLVVGGLFTFLSLASVREYSAAVNQQLNRDLARNLVSDRNLVTDGELNRDALKQLFELYMTINPSIEIYLLDTDGNILSYSADPNKIKRNRVSLAPIRTLLETPEAYPLPGDDPRSHDRRKVFSVTPVPSADNPTGYLYVVLRGEEYDLAESMVHSNRLLQLGAGALAVSLFVGLLAGLVFFRLLTRRLSRLTERVESFERGMSPESTVAISGKGDDIDYLAARFDQMAQRIVAQLDLLKHKDAQRRQLVAQVSHDLRTPLASIQGYIEALRMKQDTLAAEERARFLDVALTESHRLGRLVEELFELAALDAREKQPKTEPFVVAELLHDVVQKHHPEAERAGVALSIVSVAPVRVLADIAMTERVLDNLISNAISHSPQDTEITLSVAERDGGVEITVADAGPGIDDADLEHVFEPFYQASGASRTGHAGLGLAIAQRMVSLQQGKLSVRNADGAVFSVWLPLAGDSSGPGGEKSTAL from the coding sequence GTGGCCCTGTCTGTATTCCGAACCCTCTATGCCCGGCTGGCCATTGGTCTGTTCCTGCTACTGCTTGTGGTGGGGGGGCTCTTCACCTTTCTGAGTCTGGCTTCGGTTAGAGAATACTCGGCAGCGGTTAACCAGCAACTGAACCGGGATCTTGCCCGCAATCTGGTGTCTGACCGAAACCTGGTAACCGATGGTGAACTCAATCGCGACGCCCTGAAGCAGCTTTTTGAACTGTACATGACGATCAACCCCAGTATTGAGATCTATCTTCTGGATACCGACGGCAACATCCTGTCCTACTCCGCGGATCCGAACAAGATCAAGCGCAACCGGGTGTCCCTGGCCCCCATCAGAACACTGCTCGAAACCCCCGAAGCCTATCCGCTGCCCGGCGATGACCCGCGCAGCCATGACCGGCGAAAAGTCTTCTCGGTAACGCCGGTGCCATCAGCAGACAACCCAACGGGCTATCTGTACGTTGTTCTGAGGGGCGAGGAATACGATCTGGCCGAGAGCATGGTGCACAGTAACCGTCTCCTGCAGTTGGGCGCAGGTGCGCTGGCGGTGAGCCTGTTTGTCGGACTCCTGGCCGGGCTGGTGTTTTTCCGACTGTTGACACGTCGGCTGTCGCGGCTGACCGAACGGGTGGAATCCTTCGAACGCGGCATGTCTCCAGAGAGCACGGTGGCGATTTCCGGCAAAGGCGATGACATTGATTACCTGGCCGCCAGGTTTGATCAGATGGCTCAGCGGATTGTTGCCCAGCTGGACCTTCTGAAACACAAGGATGCCCAGCGCCGGCAGCTGGTCGCCCAAGTCTCCCATGACCTGAGAACGCCACTGGCATCCATCCAGGGTTATATCGAAGCCTTGCGTATGAAACAGGACACGCTCGCCGCCGAGGAGCGGGCACGTTTCCTGGATGTTGCCCTGACCGAAAGCCACCGGCTTGGTCGCCTGGTGGAAGAACTGTTTGAGCTTGCGGCACTGGATGCCCGGGAAAAACAGCCGAAGACGGAACCGTTTGTGGTTGCCGAACTCCTGCATGATGTGGTGCAGAAACACCATCCCGAGGCAGAGCGTGCCGGCGTTGCCCTGTCGATTGTCTCCGTGGCACCGGTCAGGGTGCTGGCGGATATCGCCATGACCGAGCGGGTATTGGATAACCTGATCAGCAATGCCATCAGTCATTCGCCACAGGACACGGAGATCACACTGAGCGTTGCCGAACGGGACGGCGGTGTGGAGATTACCGTCGCGGACGCTGGCCCTGGCATCGATGATGCGGACCTGGAACACGTCTTCGAACCCTTTTACCAGGCCTCAGGCGCCTCCAGGACGGGGCATGCCGGGCTTGGGCTCGCCATTGCCCAGAGAATGGTTTCACTTCAGCAGGGGAAACTCTCTGTCCGCAATGCCGATGGCGCCGTTTTCAGCGTCTGGCTGCCTCTGGCCGGCGACAGTTCCGGGCCGGGCGGCGAAAAATCCACAGCGTTATGA
- a CDS encoding response regulator transcription factor, producing MTRTVLIIEDNPGIGELVRMQVSDLGMNAVLLDRGDTGLERFREGGIDLVILDLMLPGLDGLAVCREIRSSPGYVPVLMLTAKSTELDRVLGLEMGADDYLTKPFSVAELAARVKALFRRVDALSQGSPASKEVEEIQVEGLKIDPVRRRVFVDDHEVDLTAREFDLLWHFASHRGRVFSRAQLLDAVWGYNHEGYEHTVNTHINRLRNKIEADAADPRYVQTVWGVGYRFMD from the coding sequence ATGACGCGAACGGTACTGATTATCGAAGACAATCCCGGCATCGGCGAGCTGGTGCGTATGCAGGTGTCGGATCTGGGTATGAATGCTGTTCTGTTGGACCGGGGTGATACCGGTCTGGAGCGGTTCCGTGAGGGTGGCATCGATCTGGTCATACTGGATCTGATGCTGCCCGGTCTTGATGGTCTGGCGGTGTGCCGGGAGATACGATCATCTCCGGGCTATGTTCCCGTTTTAATGTTGACGGCTAAGAGCACGGAGCTGGATCGGGTTCTGGGCCTGGAAATGGGGGCGGACGATTACCTCACGAAGCCATTCAGCGTGGCGGAACTTGCGGCCCGCGTCAAAGCCCTGTTCCGTCGGGTGGACGCCCTCTCTCAAGGTTCGCCTGCAAGTAAGGAAGTTGAAGAGATTCAGGTGGAAGGGCTGAAAATTGATCCGGTTCGCCGGCGCGTGTTTGTCGACGATCACGAGGTGGATCTCACCGCCCGTGAGTTTGATCTGCTCTGGCACTTTGCCTCCCACCGGGGCCGGGTTTTCAGCCGGGCGCAGTTGCTCGATGCAGTCTGGGGTTATAACCATGAAGGCTACGAGCATACCGTGAACACCCACATCAACCGACTGCGTAACAAGATAGAAGCCGATGCGGCCGACCCGAGATACGTCCAGACGGTCTGGGGTGTTGGCTATCGGTTCATGGATTAA
- a CDS encoding QsdR family transcriptional regulator — translation MADKTVTRATPADAFKRARRMWLKGERIHLAPLADELGIGRATLFRWVGNKDLLIGEILWALYEPLWRQAMAETPGVGVDYIVGVYRRTNSAILHFEPLRRFINQDPEYALKILTSSQSILHTRTVETNTRMLKDQVAAGHIKPPMNIFSLSYFMIRLAESCLYSDIIAGREPREAELEDACTAVRILLGGKA, via the coding sequence GTGGCAGACAAGACCGTAACCAGGGCAACACCGGCCGACGCGTTCAAGCGGGCACGTCGCATGTGGCTCAAGGGTGAGCGCATTCACCTGGCGCCGCTGGCTGATGAGCTCGGAATTGGCCGCGCCACCCTGTTTCGCTGGGTGGGCAACAAGGATCTACTGATCGGAGAGATTCTCTGGGCCCTGTATGAACCCCTCTGGCGACAGGCTATGGCGGAAACCCCCGGCGTGGGCGTGGACTACATCGTCGGTGTGTACCGACGCACCAACTCCGCCATCCTGCACTTCGAACCGCTACGGCGGTTCATCAACCAGGACCCGGAATACGCCCTGAAGATCCTCACTTCATCCCAGTCAATCCTGCACACCCGCACGGTGGAAACCAACACCCGGATGTTGAAAGACCAGGTAGCCGCCGGGCACATCAAGCCGCCGATGAACATCTTCAGCCTGTCTTACTTCATGATTCGATTGGCGGAGTCCTGCCTGTACAGCGACATCATCGCCGGACGCGAGCCAAGAGAAGCGGAGTTGGAGGATGCCTGTACGGCGGTTCGGATTTTGCTTGGTGGTAAAGCCTGA
- a CDS encoding aldehyde dehydrogenase family protein, which yields MNELNRNYINGQWVSWAGDMIDVHEAGTGDVIARVPAAGADEMEQAIAAADAAFECWSESTLEERIKVLEQLHAGLKERAPEIAETVCREVGMPIKLATPIQAGMPAAVTKSYLKLLPDFEFTEQSGNSEVQYAPVGVVGCITPWNYPLHQVILKIVPAIAAGCTVVLKPSEIAPQTAFILAEILDGTDLPKGVFNMVCGYGHTVGDTLIKHPDVRMVSFTGSTRTGNLIAHAAADDFKRIALEMGGKSASVILPDADLAAAVKGTINNCLLNSGQTCTALTRMLVPADKHDEACELAAAAVAKMTPGNPLEESTRLGPLSSAQQRDKAIDYIKLGIEEGAKLIAGGPEAPEGCDKGYFVKATVFGNVKPDSRIAQEEIFGPVLCVIPYNDEAEAVRIANGTQYGLSGAVWSGDDAKAKKIASKLRTGQVFVNGGAFNPMAPFGGFGHSGIGREFGKWGMEEFLEVRSLQL from the coding sequence ATGAACGAGCTGAACAGGAACTACATCAACGGCCAATGGGTTAGCTGGGCCGGTGATATGATCGACGTTCACGAAGCTGGCACCGGTGACGTGATTGCCCGCGTTCCCGCCGCCGGCGCGGATGAAATGGAACAGGCCATTGCTGCCGCCGATGCGGCGTTTGAATGCTGGTCGGAAAGCACCCTGGAAGAACGAATCAAGGTGCTGGAACAACTGCATGCGGGCCTGAAAGAGCGCGCGCCGGAAATCGCCGAGACCGTCTGCCGGGAAGTGGGTATGCCGATCAAGCTGGCCACGCCGATCCAGGCCGGTATGCCGGCTGCGGTGACCAAAAGCTATCTGAAGCTTTTGCCGGACTTCGAGTTTACCGAGCAGTCCGGAAACTCCGAAGTGCAATATGCCCCGGTTGGCGTGGTTGGCTGTATTACCCCCTGGAACTACCCGCTGCACCAGGTAATCCTGAAAATCGTTCCGGCGATTGCGGCCGGTTGCACCGTGGTGCTCAAGCCTTCTGAGATCGCTCCCCAGACGGCGTTTATTCTTGCCGAGATCCTTGATGGCACCGACCTGCCCAAGGGCGTTTTCAACATGGTGTGCGGCTATGGCCATACCGTGGGTGATACCCTGATCAAGCATCCGGATGTGCGCATGGTGTCCTTTACCGGTTCCACCCGCACCGGCAACCTGATTGCCCACGCCGCCGCCGACGATTTCAAACGGATCGCCCTGGAGATGGGGGGCAAATCTGCCTCCGTGATTCTTCCGGATGCTGACCTGGCGGCCGCCGTCAAAGGCACGATCAACAACTGCCTGCTGAACTCCGGCCAGACCTGCACGGCACTTACGCGCATGCTGGTTCCCGCAGACAAACACGACGAGGCATGCGAACTGGCTGCCGCTGCCGTGGCAAAAATGACGCCCGGCAACCCTCTGGAAGAATCCACCCGTCTTGGCCCGCTGTCGTCTGCCCAGCAGCGTGACAAGGCCATCGACTACATCAAACTGGGTATCGAGGAAGGCGCCAAGCTCATTGCTGGCGGCCCTGAGGCACCAGAGGGTTGTGACAAGGGTTACTTTGTCAAGGCCACCGTCTTCGGCAACGTAAAACCGGATAGCCGCATCGCCCAGGAGGAGATCTTCGGGCCGGTGCTATGCGTGATCCCGTATAACGATGAAGCCGAGGCGGTGAGGATCGCCAACGGTACCCAGTACGGCCTTTCCGGTGCCGTCTGGTCCGGCGACGATGCCAAGGCGAAGAAAATTGCCAGCAAGCTGCGCACCGGCCAGGTATTCGTGAACGGTGGTGCTTTCAACCCGATGGCACCGTTCGGCGGGTTTGGCCATTCAGGCATTGGCCGTGAATTCGGTAAATGGGGAATGGAGGAGTTTCTGGAAGTTCGTTCGTTGCAGTTGTAA